A window of the Gammaproteobacteria bacterium genome harbors these coding sequences:
- a CDS encoding adenylosuccinate synthase, whose protein sequence is MSSGKSVIVIGTQWGDEGKGKIVDLLTDRVGAVVRFQGGHNAGHTLVINGAKTVLHLIPSGILRENVQCLIGNGVVLSPEALLKEIAGLEAKGVPARERLLISEACPLILSYHVALDLAREKARGKAAIGTTGRGIGPAYEDKVARRALRVGDLFHRERFAAKLGEVLDYHNFVLQNYYKSEAVDFQQVLENSLAWAEQIKPLVADIPAVLHGYQARGENMMFEGAQGALLDIDHGTYPFVTSSNTTAGGASTGSGVGPADFDYILGITKAYTTRVGAGPFPTELFDEMGEHLARRGHEFGSTTGRPRRCGWFDAVALRRTNQINSVSGLCITKLDVLDGLDTIRICVGYRCNGEVSDTLPIGAEALEGCEPIYEDMPGWKESTVGIKRYDELPAAAKRYLKRIEEVVAVPIDIISTGPDREETIILRHPFE, encoded by the coding sequence ATGAGCAGTGGCAAGAGTGTAATCGTCATCGGTACGCAATGGGGTGACGAGGGCAAGGGCAAAATCGTCGACCTGTTGACCGATCGCGTTGGGGCAGTGGTTCGTTTTCAAGGCGGCCATAATGCCGGTCATACCCTGGTGATTAACGGCGCCAAGACGGTGTTGCATCTGATTCCCTCCGGCATTCTGCGCGAAAACGTGCAATGTTTGATTGGTAACGGTGTTGTGTTGTCGCCCGAAGCCTTGTTGAAAGAAATCGCCGGTCTCGAAGCCAAAGGTGTGCCCGCGCGTGAACGCCTGTTGATCAGCGAGGCATGTCCGTTGATTCTGTCTTATCACGTGGCGCTGGATCTGGCGCGTGAAAAGGCGCGTGGTAAAGCGGCCATCGGTACTACCGGCCGTGGTATCGGCCCAGCGTATGAAGATAAGGTTGCGCGCCGCGCGTTGCGTGTCGGCGATCTGTTCCATCGGGAACGTTTCGCCGCCAAGCTTGGCGAAGTGCTCGATTATCATAACTTTGTACTGCAAAACTATTACAAGTCAGAAGCCGTTGATTTTCAGCAAGTGCTGGAAAACTCCCTGGCCTGGGCTGAGCAAATCAAGCCATTAGTCGCAGACATTCCTGCCGTGTTGCATGGCTATCAGGCGCGCGGTGAAAACATGATGTTTGAAGGCGCGCAAGGCGCGTTGCTGGATATCGATCACGGTACTTATCCATTCGTGACTTCATCGAATACCACCGCCGGTGGTGCATCGACGGGGAGTGGTGTGGGTCCTGCTGATTTCGATTACATATTGGGTATTACCAAGGCGTATACGACACGCGTCGGTGCGGGTCCGTTCCCAACCGAGTTATTCGATGAAATGGGTGAACACCTGGCGCGGCGTGGTCACGAATTTGGCTCCACTACTGGCCGCCCGCGCCGTTGCGGCTGGTTCGATGCTGTAGCCCTGCGTCGTACCAACCAGATCAACAGCGTCTCTGGTTTGTGCATCACCAAGCTCGATGTGTTGGATGGTCTGGATACCATTCGTATTTGTGTTGGCTATCGCTGCAATGGTGAAGTGAGTGATACCCTGCCTATCGGTGCCGAGGCTCTGGAAGGCTGCGAACCGATTTATGAAGATATGCCGGGTTGGAAAGAGTCCACCGTCGGCATCAAGCGCTATGATGAATTGCCAGCCGCTGCAAAACGTTATTTAAAACGAATTGAAGAAGTTGTCGCGGTGCCAATTGATATTATCTCCACCGGTCCCGACCGCGAAGAAACGATTATCCTCAGGCACCCGTTTGAGTAG
- the hflK gene encoding FtsH protease activity modulator HflK produces the protein MAWNEPGGSKDNDPWGNRSKKSGPPDLDEVVRNIRRKLDGLFGGKGRQGDTGGGRSPLGGGSAGIGGVILLVVGLWLIYDMVYIIQPAERGVVLRFGQYVATLEPGMTLRMPRPLERVERVDVDKSRNVEIGFRSSGEGGKTTPMPSESLMLTRDENIIDVQFAVQYRVKSANDYLFNVKDPDLTLREATESAVREVVGQNKMDFVLTEGRSDIVARIQALTQHILDHYQTGLLVTSVNMQDAQPPDEVQHAFDDAVKAREDEQRQINEAEAYSNDILPRARGGAARLIEEAQAYKSEVIAKAEGEASRFDRVVNEYKKAPRVTRERMYLEALEEVLSKSSKVMVDVKGGNNMIYLPLDRIMEQSGMPVPQQPASTATPEAAPAAKLATPAERDTRSRERER, from the coding sequence ATGGCTTGGAATGAGCCAGGGGGTTCCAAGGATAACGATCCATGGGGCAACCGGAGCAAGAAATCGGGTCCGCCGGATCTGGATGAAGTGGTCCGCAATATACGCCGCAAGTTGGATGGCTTGTTTGGTGGTAAGGGGAGGCAGGGTGACACCGGTGGTGGCCGCTCTCCTTTAGGCGGCGGTAGCGCAGGCATCGGGGGGGTTATCCTTCTGGTTGTGGGTCTGTGGCTGATCTACGACATGGTCTATATCATTCAGCCCGCTGAACGAGGTGTTGTGCTGCGCTTTGGCCAGTATGTTGCCACTTTGGAGCCTGGCATGACTTTGCGTATGCCACGGCCGCTGGAGCGTGTTGAACGGGTGGATGTCGACAAGAGTCGAAACGTTGAGATTGGTTTCCGTTCCAGCGGTGAGGGTGGCAAGACGACACCCATGCCGTCGGAATCCTTGATGCTGACGCGCGATGAAAACATTATCGATGTCCAGTTCGCGGTTCAATATCGGGTCAAGTCAGCCAATGATTATCTTTTTAATGTCAAAGATCCTGATCTGACCTTGCGTGAAGCGACCGAAAGTGCAGTGCGCGAAGTGGTCGGGCAGAACAAAATGGATTTTGTATTGACGGAAGGGCGTAGTGACATCGTGGCCCGGATTCAGGCACTGACCCAGCATATACTGGATCACTATCAGACTGGGTTATTGGTGACGAGTGTCAACATGCAGGATGCTCAGCCGCCGGATGAAGTGCAGCACGCATTTGATGATGCCGTCAAAGCGCGTGAAGATGAACAGCGTCAGATTAACGAGGCTGAAGCCTATTCAAACGATATATTGCCAAGGGCGCGCGGTGGCGCGGCACGTTTGATTGAAGAGGCGCAAGCATACAAATCTGAAGTCATTGCCAAGGCCGAGGGTGAAGCCTCTCGTTTCGACCGTGTTGTCAATGAATACAAAAAGGCACCACGCGTGACGCGGGAGCGCATGTATCTTGAGGCGTTGGAAGAAGTGTTATCCAAGTCTTCCAAGGTCATGGTCGATGTCAAAGGTGGTAACAACATGATCTATCTGCCCTTGGATCGGATAATGGAACAGTCTGGCATGCCGGTACCACAGCAGCCAGCGTCAACGGCAACGCCCGAAGCGGCGCCAGCGGCAAAACTGGCTACGCCAGCTGAGCGTGATACGCGCAGCCGGGAGCGGGAGAGATAA
- the miaA gene encoding tRNA (adenosine(37)-N6)-dimethylallyltransferase MiaA: MNNSFPPAIFLMGPTAAGKTDLALALCEHLPCEIISVDSALVYRGMDIGTAKPAPDILARVPHHLIDIIDPTEAYSAARFREDALKCMAQITVAGRIPLLVGGTMLYFRALERGLSDLPESDPELRASLDDEMAREGSVVLHQRLQQIDPVAAARIHPNDRQRIQRALEVYQLSGQTMTELQALDSGQALPYRLAKLILAPTDRAELHRRIESRFRQMLDAGLVEEVRGLHARGDLNVDLPSMRAVGYRQVWEYLEGKISYDEMLHDGIVATRRFAKRQLTWLRAEKDAVWLDGAAPDLLAISLNCIKKALNLDSV, translated from the coding sequence TTGAATAATTCATTTCCCCCAGCCATATTCCTGATGGGGCCGACCGCAGCGGGCAAAACCGATCTGGCCCTCGCGCTGTGTGAACATCTTCCCTGTGAAATCATCAGTGTTGATTCGGCCTTGGTTTATCGCGGCATGGATATCGGAACCGCCAAACCCGCGCCTGACATTCTGGCGCGGGTACCTCATCACTTGATCGATATTATTGATCCAACAGAAGCTTATTCAGCGGCGCGTTTTCGCGAGGATGCGCTGAAATGCATGGCGCAGATTACGGTGGCGGGGCGCATACCCCTGCTGGTAGGTGGAACCATGCTCTATTTCCGCGCCTTGGAACGAGGGCTGTCTGATTTGCCTGAATCCGATCCTGAGCTGCGTGCCAGCCTGGATGATGAAATGGCACGAGAAGGTTCTGTGGTTTTGCATCAACGTTTGCAGCAAATTGATCCTGTTGCTGCGGCACGTATCCATCCCAACGATCGGCAACGCATCCAGCGAGCGTTGGAAGTGTATCAGCTCTCCGGTCAGACCATGACCGAATTACAAGCGCTGGATAGTGGTCAGGCATTGCCTTATCGATTGGCAAAATTGATTTTAGCGCCGACGGATCGCGCAGAACTGCATCGCAGGATTGAATCGCGTTTTCGGCAAATGCTGGATGCAGGATTGGTGGAAGAAGTGCGTGGCTTGCATGCCCGCGGGGATTTAAATGTCGATTTGCCTTCGATGCGTGCTGTGGGTTATCGCCAGGTGTGGGAATACCTGGAAGGAAAGATTTCATATGATGAGATGTTGCATGATGGCATCGTTGCCACACGTCGTTTTGCAAAGCGGCAACTGACCTGGTTACGTGCTGAGAAAGATGCTGTGTGGTTGGATGGCGCGGCGCCGGATTTGTTAGCTATCTCATTGAATTGTATAAAAAAAGCATTAAATCTAGATTCTGTATAA
- a CDS encoding DUF2065 domain-containing protein has translation MLWQDFWAALALVMVIEGMMPFLSPQSMRRVFAQIAHMDDKTLRWAGLLSMVAGIVLLYLVR, from the coding sequence ATGCTATGGCAGGATTTTTGGGCCGCTCTGGCGCTCGTGATGGTGATAGAGGGCATGATGCCCTTTTTATCCCCGCAAAGTATGCGCCGGGTCTTTGCCCAAATCGCGCACATGGATGACAAGACACTGCGTTGGGCTGGGCTGCTGAGTATGGTGGCAGGAATTGTACTTTTGTATCTGGTGCGCTGA
- the hflX gene encoding GTPase HflX: MEFFERPNVGERAVLVHLDFKDEDVREELDEFKELALSAGAVPVAIVLGSRKKPDPKYFAGLGKAEEIRDQVEQQQAELVIFNHALSPSQERNLEFLLKCRVLDRTGLILDIFAQRAHTFEGKLQVELAQLRHLSTRLVRGWTHLERQKGGIGLRGPGETQLESDRRLIGERIKQLNKHLEKVRRQREDRRRARRKSDVNTVSLVGYTNAGKSTLFNALTRADVYVANQLFATLDPTLRKLELATEGDVVLIDTVGFIRHLPHSVVAAFRSTLEETEAASLLLHVIDAGDEQRQSRIDEVNKVLQEVGAESLPQLEVYNKIDLVEGVEPHLDRADDGRPLRVWVSARTGAGLDLLREAITEYLQVIAAQARGEDQGYGQVRRRRLYQLRLAPEAGRLRAVLFQQGAVKSEQQAENGDWLLEVMLWPRQIEALASEPGCQCESERDVA; encoded by the coding sequence GTGGAATTCTTTGAACGCCCCAATGTGGGCGAGCGCGCTGTCCTCGTCCACCTGGACTTTAAGGACGAGGACGTGCGTGAAGAACTTGATGAATTCAAGGAATTGGCGCTCTCCGCCGGTGCGGTGCCGGTGGCCATCGTTTTAGGCAGCCGCAAAAAACCCGATCCCAAATATTTCGCCGGCCTGGGTAAGGCCGAGGAAATCCGCGACCAGGTCGAACAGCAACAGGCCGAGCTGGTCATTTTCAATCATGCCCTGAGTCCCTCCCAGGAACGAAATCTTGAATTCTTGCTCAAGTGCCGGGTGCTGGATCGCACGGGATTGATTCTGGATATCTTTGCCCAGCGGGCGCACACCTTTGAAGGTAAGTTACAGGTAGAGCTGGCGCAGTTGCGGCACTTATCGACGCGACTGGTGCGTGGCTGGACACACTTGGAGCGGCAAAAAGGGGGGATTGGTCTGCGGGGCCCCGGTGAAACGCAGCTTGAATCTGACCGCCGTTTAATTGGCGAACGCATTAAACAACTGAACAAACATTTGGAAAAAGTCCGTCGTCAGCGTGAGGATCGGCGGCGTGCCCGGCGTAAATCCGATGTCAACACAGTGTCGCTGGTGGGTTATACCAATGCCGGCAAGTCGACGCTCTTCAATGCGTTGACCCGTGCGGATGTCTACGTTGCGAATCAATTGTTTGCGACATTGGATCCAACACTGCGTAAACTGGAGCTGGCCACCGAGGGCGATGTGGTATTAATTGATACAGTAGGATTCATCCGCCATTTACCGCACAGTGTAGTGGCTGCGTTTCGGTCGACCTTGGAAGAGACCGAAGCGGCGTCTTTGTTACTGCACGTGATTGATGCCGGGGACGAGCAGCGTCAATCACGGATTGATGAAGTGAATAAGGTGTTGCAGGAAGTGGGTGCCGAGTCCTTGCCCCAGTTGGAGGTTTATAACAAGATCGATCTGGTGGAAGGAGTGGAGCCGCACCTGGATCGGGCTGATGATGGCCGGCCTTTGAGGGTTTGGGTGTCGGCACGGACAGGGGCCGGACTTGATCTATTACGTGAGGCAATTACTGAGTATTTGCAGGTGATTGCGGCTCAGGCCCGAGGTGAGGACCAGGGCTATGGCCAAGTGCGCCGTCGTCGTCTGTACCAGCTAAGATTGGCCCCGGAGGCAGGGCGGCTGCGGGCAGTGTTGTTTCAGCAAGGTGCGGTGAAGTCCGAGCAGCAGGCTGAAAATGGGGATTGGCTGCTGGAAGTGATGTTGTGGCCGCGTCAGATCGAGGCCTTGGCGTCCGAACCGGGGTGCCAATGTGAATCGGAACGGGACGTAGCCTAA
- the hfq gene encoding RNA chaperone Hfq, producing the protein MSKGQSLQDPFLNALRKEKVPVSIYLVNGIKLQGQVESFDQFVVLLKNTVNQMVYKHAISTIVPARNVKLSTGAEEVVEEA; encoded by the coding sequence ATGAGTAAGGGGCAAAGCTTACAAGACCCTTTTTTGAATGCATTACGTAAAGAAAAGGTTCCTGTTTCGATTTATTTGGTAAATGGAATCAAGCTCCAGGGACAAGTGGAATCTTTCGATCAGTTTGTCGTGCTGCTGAAGAACACTGTCAATCAGATGGTTTACAAGCACGCGATCTCAACCATCGTTCCGGCGCGGAATGTCAAACTTTCCACCGGTGCAGAAGAAGTGGTTGAAGAAGCCTGA
- a CDS encoding TIGR00266 family protein, with the protein MDVIDYQIFGSEMQYVEIELDPGEAAIGEPGSMMWMDDGIQMETIFGDGSEQKKSLFGSLVGAGKRLITGESMFTTVFINQGTGKRKVAYAAPYPGKILPMDLNKLGGQLICQKDSFLCAAKGVSIGVAFQRKLGVGLFGGEGFIMQKLEGDGLAFVHAGGTLCERVLAPGELIRIDTGCLVAMQPNVSYDIEYVGKIKSAIFGGEGLFFATLRGPGKVWLQSLPLSRLAGRIYSAIPQRGGSREEGSLLGGLGGLLDGDNS; encoded by the coding sequence ATGGATGTCATTGATTATCAAATCTTCGGTTCCGAGATGCAGTATGTAGAGATCGAGCTGGATCCAGGTGAGGCCGCCATCGGCGAGCCGGGTAGCATGATGTGGATGGATGACGGCATCCAGATGGAGACGATCTTTGGCGATGGTTCTGAGCAGAAAAAAAGCTTGTTCGGCAGTCTGGTCGGCGCGGGCAAGCGCCTGATTACGGGAGAGTCGATGTTTACCACCGTGTTTATCAATCAAGGCACGGGCAAACGCAAGGTCGCTTATGCAGCACCCTATCCAGGTAAAATCTTGCCGATGGATTTGAATAAGCTGGGTGGTCAGCTTATTTGTCAAAAAGATTCCTTTCTTTGTGCGGCCAAGGGAGTGTCGATTGGTGTTGCTTTCCAGCGCAAGTTAGGTGTGGGACTGTTTGGTGGTGAAGGATTTATTATGCAAAAACTCGAAGGCGATGGTTTGGCCTTCGTGCATGCCGGCGGTACTTTGTGTGAGCGAGTGCTGGCGCCGGGTGAATTGATACGTATCGATACCGGCTGTTTGGTGGCAATGCAACCGAATGTTAGTTATGACATCGAATATGTTGGCAAGATTAAATCGGCAATCTTCGGCGGTGAAGGTTTGTTTTTTGCGACTTTGCGCGGGCCAGGTAAGGTGTGGTTGCAATCCTTGCCCCTGAGCCGGCTTGCCGGGCGCATTTATAGCGCCATACCACAGCGAGGCGGCAGCCGTGAAGAAGGATCGCTGCTCGGTGGTTTGGGTGGCTTGCTTGACGGAGATAATTCATAA
- the hflC gene encoding protease modulator HflC, whose protein sequence is MDQTKSLTIIVSTVVVLIILLFSFFTVDEREKVILLQLGKIQRTDIKPGMYFRIPLVQTVRKFDSRVLTMDAEPESFLTAEKKNVVVDSFVKWRISDVGRYYTAMGGSEALANQRLSQIMKDGLRGEFAKRTIQEVVSGERAEIMKILAASADKQVRDFGMEVVDVRIKRIDLKGTVSDSVYRRMESDRTRVAKDLRSKGAEAAERIRADADRQRTVILAEAYRESEQLRGLGDATASQIYAKAFQKDAEFYSFYRSLTAYKESFKNKKDLMVIQPNTDFFRYFGDSEGRK, encoded by the coding sequence ATGGACCAGACTAAGAGCCTAACCATTATCGTTTCGACGGTAGTCGTTCTCATCATTTTGTTGTTCTCATTTTTTACGGTCGATGAACGTGAGAAAGTGATCCTGTTGCAACTGGGTAAGATCCAACGCACGGATATCAAACCTGGCATGTATTTCCGCATTCCACTGGTGCAAACCGTACGCAAGTTCGACAGTCGGGTGTTGACCATGGATGCCGAGCCTGAGTCATTCCTGACCGCTGAAAAGAAAAATGTGGTGGTGGATTCGTTCGTAAAATGGCGAATCAGTGACGTGGGACGATATTACACGGCAATGGGTGGCAGCGAAGCGCTGGCCAATCAGCGCCTGTCGCAAATCATGAAAGACGGTTTACGGGGTGAGTTTGCCAAGCGCACGATTCAAGAGGTGGTTTCCGGAGAACGGGCCGAGATCATGAAGATTCTTGCTGCCAGCGCCGACAAGCAGGTTAGAGACTTCGGTATGGAGGTGGTCGATGTGCGCATCAAGCGTATTGATCTCAAGGGTACGGTCAGTGATTCGGTGTATAGACGTATGGAATCGGATCGGACGCGTGTGGCGAAGGATCTGCGGTCCAAGGGTGCTGAAGCAGCGGAAAGAATTCGTGCCGATGCCGATCGGCAGCGGACGGTGATTTTGGCCGAGGCCTATCGCGAGTCCGAGCAATTGCGGGGTTTGGGTGATGCCACGGCGTCGCAGATTTACGCCAAAGCATTCCAGAAGGATGCGGAATTTTATTCTTTCTACCGCAGTTTGACGGCGTACAAGGAATCGTTCAAGAACAAGAAAGATCTGATGGTGATCCAGCCGAATACCGATTTCTTCCGTTATTTTGGCGATAGTGAAGGCCGCAAATAA
- a CDS encoding ATP phosphoribosyltransferase regulatory subunit: MEKRIKSDYARWLLPEGIFELLPAQARHLESLSRQLLDLFDRWGYDLVMPPLIEYIESLQVGTGRDLDLQTFKLIDQMTGRLIGIRADMTPQVARIDAHVLKREAPTRLCYLGQVLHTRPNGLSRSRAPLQVGAELYGHSGIESDVEVLRLMVEALRVAGIQHTHIDLGHVGIYRGLVQEAGLTQEQEVAMFEALQRKSRPQIEEYLRDWKIAAKARQHLLSLVDLNGDETVLTEAKKILSGVGEGVGAALDNLCQITALAKRHLHGLPLYFDLAELRGYRYQTGVVFAAFVPGHGQEVARGGRYDAIGRCFGRARPATGFSTDLKTLIQISQVAAAPIKGILAPAVDDAALGQRIDALRAQGERVICALPGQGGTLDEMGCDRRLELRKGRWEVVAI; encoded by the coding sequence ATGGAAAAACGGATTAAATCGGATTATGCCCGCTGGCTGTTGCCAGAGGGTATCTTTGAATTGTTGCCGGCACAAGCACGGCATTTGGAATCTTTGAGCCGCCAGTTGCTCGATTTATTTGATCGCTGGGGCTATGACCTGGTCATGCCGCCGTTGATCGAGTATATCGAATCGCTGCAGGTCGGTACTGGTCGCGATCTGGATTTGCAGACATTCAAGCTCATTGATCAGATGACCGGGCGTTTAATCGGGATTCGGGCTGATATGACACCTCAAGTCGCCCGCATTGATGCCCATGTACTGAAGCGTGAAGCACCCACGCGTTTGTGTTATTTGGGCCAAGTTCTGCACACCCGTCCCAATGGACTCAGCCGTTCACGCGCGCCTTTGCAAGTTGGCGCAGAACTTTATGGGCACTCGGGAATTGAGAGTGATGTCGAAGTGCTGCGCTTGATGGTGGAAGCATTGCGCGTGGCAGGTATCCAGCATACGCATATCGATCTTGGACATGTTGGGATCTATCGTGGTCTGGTGCAAGAAGCGGGACTAACGCAAGAACAAGAAGTCGCGATGTTCGAGGCGTTGCAACGCAAGTCCAGACCGCAAATTGAAGAATATCTGCGTGATTGGAAGATTGCTGCCAAGGCACGCCAGCATCTGTTATCACTGGTCGATTTGAATGGTGACGAGACGGTACTGACCGAAGCAAAAAAAATATTGAGCGGTGTCGGTGAGGGTGTCGGTGCCGCTTTGGATAACCTATGCCAAATTACAGCGCTGGCCAAGCGTCATCTCCATGGTTTGCCGTTGTATTTCGATCTGGCCGAATTGCGTGGTTATCGTTATCAGACCGGAGTGGTGTTCGCCGCTTTTGTCCCCGGCCATGGCCAGGAAGTGGCCCGTGGCGGTCGTTACGATGCCATTGGCCGTTGCTTTGGTCGGGCCCGTCCCGCGACCGGCTTTAGTACCGATCTTAAGACCTTGATTCAGATCAGCCAGGTGGCAGCTGCCCCAATTAAGGGTATACTCGCGCCCGCAGTGGATGACGCAGCCCTTGGTCAGCGAATCGACGCACTGCGCGCCCAAGGTGAGCGGGTGATTTGTGCCCTGCCGGGGCAGGGAGGCACCCTGGACGAAATGGGATGTGATCGCCGCCTTGAATTACGCAAAGGGCGCTGGGAAGTGGTGGCGATTTAG
- a CDS encoding M48 family metallopeptidase gives MNQLSGRAHGPAFSSNGETVAAEITADGLVLCPGEVRAQRVAWDTITLRSGGFHGDTLLLEWPDLQGKTALSLSDAEVHYVLLTRAPAAIVAQLAQVNGQQRRSQRRSRVGWVVLIFLLLSPVLLVLVFWWQSSRIIDWAVSHITIEMEQQLGEAAFAQSTLGMKMLDHGPAVDFVRQTGELLTKGSAYHFQWHVVDSPVVNAFAVPGGHVVVFTGLLKSAQTPEEVAGVLAHETQHVLQRHSLRAMVQAIGWQAVVSLAIGNVGSGMAEELATQLGTLKFSRSQENDADAKGVALLRQAQISPEGMLNFFERMSKQKGPQLAILSTHPPSDERLAALREILHTQGQYPNQPLMVDWPALQAGLVN, from the coding sequence ATGAATCAGCTCTCCGGCCGGGCCCATGGCCCGGCATTTTCTTCTAATGGTGAAACCGTGGCGGCGGAAATCACTGCCGATGGCTTGGTGCTGTGTCCTGGTGAAGTGCGGGCGCAACGTGTGGCATGGGATACAATCACGCTCCGCAGTGGCGGATTTCACGGCGATACCCTGTTGCTGGAATGGCCGGATTTGCAGGGTAAAACGGCATTGTCCTTATCCGATGCAGAGGTGCACTACGTGTTGTTGACGCGAGCGCCGGCTGCAATTGTTGCCCAGCTGGCACAGGTAAACGGACAGCAACGGCGTTCGCAACGTCGTTCTCGTGTCGGATGGGTGGTATTGATCTTCCTGTTGCTGAGTCCAGTCTTGCTGGTGCTTGTGTTCTGGTGGCAATCGTCTCGGATTATCGATTGGGCCGTAAGTCATATCACGATCGAGATGGAGCAACAATTGGGTGAGGCCGCTTTTGCCCAGAGCACACTCGGTATGAAGATGCTCGATCATGGTCCGGCGGTTGATTTTGTGCGTCAAACGGGCGAACTCTTAACGAAGGGAAGTGCCTATCACTTTCAGTGGCATGTGGTCGATAGTCCCGTCGTTAATGCCTTTGCAGTACCTGGCGGCCATGTCGTAGTGTTTACCGGACTACTCAAATCAGCGCAGACTCCAGAAGAAGTAGCCGGTGTATTAGCACATGAGACGCAGCATGTGCTGCAACGCCATAGTTTACGGGCGATGGTGCAAGCCATTGGTTGGCAGGCAGTGGTAAGTTTGGCGATTGGCAACGTCGGCAGTGGCATGGCAGAAGAGTTGGCGACTCAACTGGGAACGCTGAAGTTCAGTCGTAGCCAGGAAAACGATGCCGATGCGAAAGGCGTGGCATTGCTCAGACAGGCGCAAATCTCCCCTGAGGGCATGCTCAATTTTTTTGAGCGCATGAGCAAACAGAAAGGGCCGCAGTTGGCGATTTTATCCACCCATCCACCGAGTGATGAGCGACTGGCTGCGTTACGTGAAATTCTGCATACTCAAGGTCAATATCCAAATCAACCCTTGATGGTTGATTGGCCTGCGCTTCAGGCAGGACTCGTAAATTAA